In a single window of the Halobaculum lipolyticum genome:
- a CDS encoding TetR/AcrR family transcriptional regulator has translation MSQEQDTRTAIMEATYRALCTHGYADLTMQDIADETDKSKAALHYHFDGKDDLFREFLAYLHEGFAAEIADHPDGTPVERLVALVRRVLEPVDDEADQQFNTAFMEIKAQAPYRDGYREVLRRFDADLHAEVAGLVAEAVEAGQYDADTDPDEIAEHVLTYIHGTWTRAAAIGADVVTMREHLVQDILDLLVDGAEVPVSADTTDAPAVDSARDGVDDEEVTP, from the coding sequence ATGAGCCAGGAGCAGGACACACGAACGGCGATCATGGAGGCGACGTACCGCGCGCTGTGTACGCACGGGTACGCCGACCTCACGATGCAGGACATCGCCGACGAGACGGACAAGAGCAAGGCGGCCCTCCACTACCACTTCGACGGGAAAGACGACCTCTTCCGGGAGTTCCTCGCGTACCTCCACGAGGGCTTCGCCGCGGAGATCGCCGACCACCCCGACGGGACGCCCGTCGAGCGGCTGGTCGCACTCGTCCGGCGGGTGCTCGAACCGGTCGACGACGAGGCCGACCAGCAGTTCAACACGGCGTTCATGGAGATCAAGGCGCAGGCGCCGTACCGCGACGGCTACCGCGAGGTGTTGCGCCGGTTCGACGCCGACCTCCACGCCGAAGTCGCCGGCCTCGTCGCCGAGGCGGTCGAGGCGGGCCAGTACGACGCCGACACCGACCCCGACGAGATCGCCGAACACGTCCTCACGTACATCCACGGGACGTGGACCCGCGCGGCCGCCATCGGCGCCGACGTGGTGACGATGCGCGAGCACCTCGTCCAGGACATCCTCGACCTCCTCGTCGACGGCGCCGAGGTGCCGGTGTCGGCCGACACGACCGACGCGCCGGCGGTCGACTCCGCGCGCGACGGCGTCGACGACGAGGAGGTGACGCCCTGA